CTGAGCCTTGCTTTAATGTTGGAGAGCATTGAGCCAGCTTATAAATCACCATTTAATCCGTTGATATCACATGAAGAGGCAACTTTTGATCACTATGTTGATGTCTTTTCCTTATCCGAAATAGACTTCTTCTCAAGTCCTGTTAgtgttgattttattttggaCAAAGTACCTCAATTTTcagatgttgaagaatatgttACATTCATTTGCAAAAGACTTTTAAAGGAGTTCCGGAATGAATCTGCAAGAGTCATGTTACTAGATATAGTGTTACGTCATATCTGCAGCACCCGAAAACTAGGCTTTGCTCTGTTGGTCTTGAAATCTATAATTGAAGTACATGGTATGGGtaaatattttgttgataCGCGAAGACTTGCCTCAAGGAACAGCATATCTGAATTTCATCTCTTTTTTCCTCCAATAGCTCGAAGTAATTCTTCTTGCCTAACTGCTGCATATCTTTTCAAGTACCTCAAAGATGAATATCCTCTTGACTTCAAATTTACTAAGTATGATTACTATGCTTTGGTAAGATCAGCAATTTCAGCGAGTAATTTGGATCTTCTACACTATTACATGTATCATTTGATCCTGGATTGGGGTCATAAATCGTTGATACATAGTGGAGGATCTTTAAATTGGAATCTTCCTGTTAATTTATTAAAGCTGATTAGTGATTCGTTTCATAAAAAAGACGTTAAAACAATAAGCCAAACACTTGAGGATACTTTGTTTTGGTATAAATCAAGTTATGATCAAAAAGGGACTGTGCCCCAGATATCGGTGGAGATATTGAATAACATAATTCTAAAAACAGCACCAGCTGTAATAAATGAATTTCCCAAATTATTGCCTCTCCAAATGATGAAACACTCAGTAAATACATATGATGGTTATCAATATCGGATAGACCAGGCTAATAAGAGTGATCTCATGAGTATAGTGAAATCTTTGCATGAGACGCTACATGCTGAGAGTTGTGTTGAAGAAACACCACTTTAATGCCGTTCCGTTGTTGTATTTaactaaatatataaacagtTTCACACCAGAAATAGTTCGGATTCGTTAACTGCTTCCAaagcagaatattctgggagaaaaatatttgaatttgagCCCAGCTTGTTAGCAACAATAAACTTGTTGTGCTCTAGCAATATCATAACTAGGGCGTCTAAAGAAGCCTGCTTTATTGATGTTGCAGTTTTGGTTTTCGAGGTATTGAGAAGTTTCCACAAGGTTCGAATTATGAGATTAGTGAAATTCACAGAGTTAGCTTTGTCTTCTGCATTATTGAATTCAGATATACAAAGCAAAGGCATTGCACTAATCACTGTTAGCTTTAACTTAATATTACTCTTCACTAGCTGCAAGTTGTAAAACTTAGCAAATACGCCTCTGTAATTGAAGTTAGGATTAATAACTATACCTGACTCCATTATTCGATGCCAAAATGTAAGCATTGAGATAGTTGTTTTGATTATATCTCTAGAAGGAGAACCtaatttgtttcttctcGAATAAACACCGTTTAGACTTCGGAGCTCTTTAGATGAAGGAACTATCCTAACCAATTCGTTCAATAGCTCTAATTGTTCTTCGGGCTCCAATGTCTTGTAGTATCTTAAAAAGGCATCAATTGCAGATGTAATCTTCTTGTCAGTGGAATGAATAGCCCCTGCATTGATCATATACCCTGTCCAAAATTCCCGGTTGTATTTAAAGTGAGAATCATAAAATGAAAGAAGTTGGGAattgaaagaaattgattCTTCTCGAAATTCACCATAAAAAGTAAGCAACACGTCAAAACTACGTTGTCTCAAATCATCTTGTGGTTCAGCAGCCAACcttaataatttttcacaAAACTTTTGTTTGAGTGTTTCTATCTCAGTAAAAGCTAATGTATTCTGTTGAAGCAACTTTACCACACTAGTCCGCACTAATCGTCCAACATCACCTTGTTCAGTAATAGTATAATCATCCAGCAATTCCAATAAATCTGATAATAGGTcagaattttgaatattggGAATATTTTCAACCATTGAATCGATTAATTTGGATTTAGCATTACAATCCATGCTCGGTAATAGTTGGTAAAAAGATTCAATGAATGTCGaagtttttatttgtgTCAAAGCAGCGCAACATAGATGATTGttaaaattgataaatttATAGTATGTTTTCCAAAAGGATGTTTTGCAAGCTTCGTCAAGAAATGATGTCGATCCATCTTTTGAAGCACGACGCACAATACACTTAAACAAATCCCCAATCTCATCGATACTTGTGttagtattattaacaGATCTAAGTGCTTGAAATAGTTCGGCTATGAGAACATTAGTGAGTTTCAAATCAGAATCATAAACAATAAATCTTAAGTAACATAGAACCTTAAAAGATTCTGTAGGGGCTCCAGACTTTGTAAAACCGCTACCCAGAATTACTTGGAAGCACTCTTTTGCAACATTAATGCCTTCATCATTGTGCATGTCAAATGGTAAAGTAGTGAATAGATGGATAAACCGACATGAACTTAATACAGTTAATACAGACTGCTTCCCAAACTTTAAGATCTTCCGATAGAACTCGTGTTTACCCTCTACTGTTTTGAAGTGTATATTGTACAAAGTGGGAATAATTGCACAGCTCAATTTCACAATGTGCAAGTTATGGTTCTTAGAAATCTCGTAATCTATCAACCACTTGAAGATAAAGTTAATATATTCTGGAAATGGTTCATATAAATGGAATAGTTTAATTAGATTGTCAGTGAAATTAACATTTAAATTTGTCACTGATATCTCAATTAGTCGTAATATAAGATCATAAGGGAGAAGATCTGAGCCATGTCTACCAAGTAGTTCTTGTAATGCAGCGTTAGAAGATCGCCTGATAATTAATTCATAATCAGTAattgaattcatcaataaatgCATCATCATAGATCTGTTGACTTCGATAGGAAGTTTAGTATGATTTCTTGCAACTGACCAGCAAATAAAGTTTGTAGCATCTCTGATATGGTGGCCTTGGATATTTGTAATTACCAGTTGCTGAAAAACTATTGTTATAGGGACAATTTGTGAACATATCAATTTCAGATGTTCTGAGCCTAATAACCTGAACCTGGCAAGTTCTGCAATAATTAACAGATAGCTATGCAATACTTCACTATCAATAGATTCCGGGAACCTTATCGAAAATTAAATCAACAGTATCATGAATTGAAGTATTAATCAACTCCATAGCCAGATCATCGTCGTAAGCATTTACTATGTTCACAACCTTAGCGAAAGTGCGCGCCAGTTTAAAACGGAAACCAGTATGCGGCAAATGTGTACACTGCAAACAAAACGAGATAAGGTTCTCCACTGCTTCCCAGTCAGTTCTAGCGGCATTTAACCAGCATAGCTTAGGTATCAATTTcaatttattaataccCTGTTCCTCAGTCGTGAACTCCTCTTCTATCAAATCACTTGTTATTCGACTCAACAATGCggaatttataaattcaGTTTGCAAACTCGTAGACTTAGTAATCAAGTGCTTAAAAACTAAGTTAAGGGTACCATTGTCTACACTATTTTCCGCTTTACATTTCCAAAATagatttttgtttctgataAAAAGTTCAGAATGGATGCCATTTACAATTGGGCGAAACAACGAGGAACTTTTGAATTGAGCGGCTATTTCATAAACTTCGCTATCATTTTCTAATTTAAAAGGTGACATAATGAGTAGATGCAACCATATCAGTAAAAGGTAATTCAATTGCCATGGACCAGTTTTCCCGTTTTCCTTTAAAAGTAAAAGCAGCTTTggtaataaataaatatcagCATCCAACTGTCTCATACTTTTCTTCCATGAGCTCACCTTGCAAAAGTTGTAAAATACCTCACTTATACACACCTGTTCCTCATAAGATTTGGTCAAAACCCCCTGGGTTAATGTAGCAATGAAATGAGGTAGGCTTCTGTCCAACAGTAAGGGATCTGTTTGAAATTGATTGATAGCATCAATCGTCTGCGAAACCAAAGATAGATCGACTAAACCACGGGCAATCTGAGACAAAGTCTCTTCAACAGTATTCAAATCCATTCTTAACACTAGAGTGTAATAGTTTCTAACGTATTCGATCCTCACTCTTACAATATAAAGAAAGGAAATTCATGACTATATTCCCCGTGACGCGTGATAATATGTATTCTAAAAGGTAGCGAAGTTTCAAGAATTAGCCTTTTAATGTTCTAAATAATGTTTAACACTCAAAACCTGACagaaatttgaaattataaGGTaaacaataacaataaaatataCTAAATAATTCATAGGATGCTTTGTTATACATATTGCACGACTAGTACtatatcaaaaatttcagGGAACTTCAAAGCAGCAGGAGTTGTCACTGTAGGTTTAATACGCTATTTCTTCTACTCTGCTTGTAAAAGTATCTTTTTATGAATCtcaaatattatatcataATGTACATATATTACTTATTTATACTTTCTATTTCCGCTTctcaatattttggaatCGGTTTTAGCTCTATCAACTGATGCAAAGTGCTAGGAAAACAGAGGAAGATAATTCTCAGCTTGTGGCAGCTAGTCGCTATGACTAGAATCGCTGTCACTAGAATCTTTCTCATAAACAATCTCATCGCCGTTATCTTCCTTAACGACACTTAATTCCAAGTCCTTGTGAGATTCTTTATTTTCCTGAAAtacctcatcatcaaatacaaTCTTGGTATTAGATACAACTGGTAAGTTCTCTGCCTGAGAGCGGGAAGCGCAATCTTCGTTTAATAAGGAACCTTCCAAGGAAACCATCCTCCCAGTGGTGTATACTTTTTTGATTGTAAATTTAAGCTTTCCATCAATTTGTTTACCGTTGCTATCAACCCAGTGTCCTAGCGAACGACTCCTCTTAACGCCAATAGAGTCTTGACCGTTTTCACCCATAGTCGATCCACTTTCATCAGTATGAATAAAAGTCCAATTATTTGGtatactattttttttaattgacGCATTAAATGCATCGTGGATCAATAAACCAATGTGCGAAGCGGACTGTATAAAGATCCAACCTTCTACTATATCGCCGATTTGTGGGGACCAGACGATGAGATTTAACTGACACCAGGTGAACCCAAAGGGCGTGTCTGGAGTTAATTTAATAAGGCTGTGAGCTGGAGAATCGGTTGAATCTTCACTTAATGGGTCTTCACTCAGAATGCTAACATTTTCATAACCAAGTATTACTCCAGAGACATCTGCGTTGTATTTCATTACCATAGGGTTTAAATGCTGCCTCTTTATGCCTTCTAATggttgctgttgataaACAGGTGCCAATGAAACATACAGGGACACCGGAATACGCACAATGCATTGAGAAGTATTGCTTTCAGGATCAATTGGATTTTTGCATAGCCTGGTATGTTTTCTAATGAATTTTAAGGCCTTCAATTGCGATGGAGAAACCTTCTTTGCAACCATGTTCTCCAttgttttataataaatagtTCAAGGTCCACAAACCTTAACACAACCAAATAACCACTTCACCCTTTGAGTTGGCCTTGAGACTGGCTATCTTGCTCATCTCATCGCTAATTCAACTTCAGCTACCTAATccgaaaaatttttgactTGCAGGAAAAGAAATGCCTCCGTGAAAAATGACTACTACAAAAGATCTGGCTGCATGCAATTTATTGTCACATGATCATAAAGTCCTTGGTATAATTATATAGATTTACCCATGTCAAATAAGTGCCTACGTATCGCGGTGCTTGAGCTCTAACCGTTTATAAAACCTTTTCGTTTAGTAAATGTTCTTTTAAAATgttctttaaaatctttCCTATTTACCCATTGGTATGTTGTATATGAACCACTTTCTGCTATATGTCAGACTGGGAATTGAAGTAAAAGATCCAATTCGTGGTCATTGAATAACAAAGTTAATTTATCAGTTTCTGGCTCCACTTCTAAGTTCGCAACATTAATATCAGGGGTTTTGAAAAGGACgttattaaaattattCAGGTCAATGTTATTCCCATATAAATTAAATTGGCCAAGTTGAGTATTTTCAGAAATACTCCCCGTCCGTCGATCAGTTGAAATACCATCGCCATTAGTAGGTTTAGAAGGGAGATTAGGATGTACCACCTGAGGTGGTAAGAAGGCGGAAGATTTTTTATCCGcttgaaaatttgaagtACTGCCGTTCTGTTGTAAGAAGGAGCCAAATCCTGATTTGGCCCCTATCATTTTTTGCTGAGGCAGTTTCTCTGAACCAAGtgcagttgaagaataagAGTCACCAACTAGAGACGGTTCTAGTGACTGTGATTGTAATGAATCTTTAGATACAACTGTAGAGCTCCCTTTCTCGCCTGTAGTACTTAGCCCCTGTTTCTTACTTTTACCATTCTCGTCACTTGATCCAGTCTCCGAAACTGGCCGCAACGCTTCCTTGATGTCCTTCATATCAGAACTAGCCCAGTTCATGTTTTTTGCACGTTCTctattatttgaaacaaaCCGATAAAGCTCCTGGGTCTTTATCACCATAGTTACCCAATTTTTTATGAGAGGAAACACCTCTTGTTTTAGGCACAACAACCTAAACACTTTGTTCGAACCATAAACAAGAGACTGCGGATTGCTTACATCTGTCTCATATATATGATTATCAGGATCCATCCATGGGAAGTAAATCCCATAGTTGCACTGAATTATGCAAATAAAAGCGGTAAAACTGTAAAAAGGAGAATTCAGCACTGGATTTGGGATCTTCAAATCTGATGGAGCCACAAGTGCGTCGTCAAACAAAGCACTAAGAATTTGGCAGAGTTCACGAGTTGCTTGAAAACACCTCCTTGCGTTCTCTTCCCAATAATCTTCCGAAGGGGGAGTACCAAACTTAGAGCCATCTGGCTTATCTACTGAATGTGGGAGGAATGGAAGAAACTCCCGAGTAATGAATATTATACTTAACAAATAGAGACAGTTCATCATAGGGAATATAGTATCCTTCCGCAGTGGGCTATTATTGTccatatatttttctttagaCCACAACCATTCTTGGGGCAGTACCGTTCTCCAATCATTTAGTTCCTGCCAAAGTTGACCGATTATAGTAGAAGAGTCCCAAGGTTTGCAATTCTGACCTGCATCATAAGCCCCACCTATTAGATAACGATTTAGATCCCCCCAGATAGAGTATATTTTAATCAGGAATGCCTGCCTCTTACTTGTGATCGTAGCAGGATACTTTGAAAAGTATGAATTAAAATTCCTTAGGGTAAGGTATTGCCCGTTTTGTTTCTTTCGTGAGAAATCCAGATCTTCATTCATTGGAAGGTTATTCGTCAAGTTTGAGtcaatattgatattttctGATGGGAGTGGGTGAGATTGGTAATCCTGAATTACAAAGGAGCGATTTTCACCTGTGCAAATCACCCTATCAAGTAAGAAAGCGGACCAGTATGTTTTCATCTTAGTCTCCTGCAAAGCAGGCGATCCCCTGCACTTCTGTAAAAAGCTTTCATCAAAGAATAGTACTTGTATCATACGAGCTGCACAGCCATGCACCATCCAGGACATGTAATACTCATTATGACCCCATTTATTAGTACACAAAAGAAGCAGTGCCTTGACAATCTCGATGTCCGGTTTTGCAAGCAGCAGGCCACGATTAAATATTGCGTCCATGGCCAACTTTTCATAAACAAGATTCTTGACATTGAAGGCATCAGCACCAAGCCACTGGTATTCAAGAGACTTGTTTGGGGAAGAAACAGAGGTACAAGGACAATAAAATGAGGCCTGAGCCATTATCGCACCGATCAACACCGGATTCATGCTCGAAATTTcctcaaatatattatccatGTTGAAGAAACGGAGCTCTGGGAAGTTTTCCCAAACCCTTTCGATAGCAGATAATACAACCTCATGGGGAATGCTGCGAGCCAAGTCATAGATCGTTTGAGTGTACAAAAATTGGGGATCGAACTTCCAAGAGGGCTCCCTAGTTTCCGACTTAACTGCACGCCCATCCTGTTCGAAAATTTTATCCATGTGGGAAAGAGAATTTTGCAAGTCATCAGCAGTGTTACTCTGTCGAAACTCTTGTTGTGGTAGATGA
This Eremothecium cymbalariae DBVPG#7215 chromosome 5, complete sequence DNA region includes the following protein-coding sequences:
- a CDS encoding Zn(II)2Cys6 transcription factor (similar to Ashbya gossypii ADR375W), with the translated sequence MRRVLACARCRGHKIKCVHNNQPPCSYCQHKGIAEKCVLSFPPTKKRKKAVSYSQDATAFPTGYDHQKKLEQRQPLSVPSSDSNQMQQQQQKQQQQQQESHMYNEHTYGAQKRKKPLPMDVYRADNNTQLRYPQQQNQPLSYVHDVSAGPQELHLPQQEFRQSNTADDLQNSLSHMDKIFEQDGRAVKSETREPSWKFDPQFLYTQTIYDLARSIPHEVVLSAIERVWENFPELRFFNMDNIFEEISSMNPVLIGAIMAQASFYCPCTSVSSPNKSLEYQWLGADAFNVKNLVYEKLAMDAIFNRGLLLAKPDIEIVKALLLLCTNKWGHNEYYMSWMVHGCAARMIQVLFFDESFLQKCRGSPALQETKMKTYWSAFLLDRVICTGENRSFVIQDYQSHPLPSENINIDSNLTNNLPMNEDLDFSRKKQNGQYLTLRNFNSYFSKYPATITSKRQAFLIKIYSIWGDLNRYLIGGAYDAGQNCKPWDSSTIIGQLWQELNDWRTVLPQEWLWSKEKYMDNNSPLRKDTIFPMMNCLYLLSIIFITREFLPFLPHSVDKPDGSKFGTPPSEDYWEENARRCFQATRELCQILSALFDDALVAPSDLKIPNPVLNSPFYSFTAFICIIQCNYGIYFPWMDPDNHIYETDVSNPQSLVYGSNKVFRLLCLKQEVFPLIKNWVTMVIKTQELYRFVSNNRERAKNMNWASSDMKDIKEALRPVSETGSSDENGKSKKQGLSTTGEKGSSTVVSKDSLQSQSLEPSLVGDSYSSTALGSEKLPQQKMIGAKSGFGSFLQQNGSTSNFQADKKSSAFLPPQVVHPNLPSKPTNGDGISTDRRTGSISENTQLGQFNLYGNNIDLNNFNNVLFKTPDINVANLEVEPETDKLTLLFNDHELDLLLQFPV
- a CDS encoding uncharacterized protein (similar to XP_002552785 Lachancea thermotolerans) — its product is MLVKNPMKRLSRNSTDSIAELLRSVLGENVINPQKQQNIANRQGSRIEHILVNSWYRRSSDAVTGGRNVLNCDNILKSLTKLRKQREFHDYFLLLRLLQFNKVSFVNSKGEYLDTQSRVGPLLYNELSKALSLISHRCTIREAKTLAQIVVSLLNDYNQAGEQTAPLNVKLNILYRCAQVAGTAKSWNIVEAALKEIRKQAKYLAGEDVELVIHYGYLNFYLISDQTFLLKRYFENNIEHMTGIESQLFASLLSNILLKATNYGSESFAAKVLAKMKENNFTLEKSHLEMLQAKIEKNGYLSLALMLESIEPAYKSPFNPLISHEEATFDHYVDVFSLSEIDFFSSPVSVDFILDKVPQFSDVEEYVTFICKRLLKEFRNESARVMLLDIVLRHICSTRKLGFALLVLKSIIEVHGMGKYFVDTRRLASRNSISEFHLFFPPIARSNSSCLTAAYLFKYLKDEYPLDFKFTKYDYYALVRSAISASNLDLLHYYMYHLILDWGHKSLIHSGGSLNWNLPVNLLKLISDSFHKKDVKTISQTLEDTLFWYKSSYDQKGTVPQISVEILNNIILKTAPAVINEFPKLLPLQMMKHSVNTYDGYQYRIDQANKSDLMSIVKSLHETLHAESCVEETPL
- the RPA43 gene encoding DNA-directed RNA polymerase I subunit RPA43 (similar to Ashbya gossypii ADR377W), with the protein product MVAKKVSPSQLKALKFIRKHTRLCKNPIDPESNTSQCIVRIPVSLYVSLAPVYQQQPLEGIKRQHLNPMVMKYNADVSGVILGYENVSILSEDPLSEDSTDSPAHSLIKLTPDTPFGFTWCQLNLIVWSPQIGDIVEGWIFIQSASHIGLLIHDAFNASIKKNSIPNNWTFIHTDESGSTMGENGQDSIGVKRSRSLGHWVDSNGKQIDGKLKFTIKKVYTTGRMVSLEGSLLNEDCASRSQAENLPVVSNTKIVFDDEVFQENKESHKDLELSVVKEDNGDEIVYEKDSSDSDSSHSD